The following proteins are encoded in a genomic region of Salminus brasiliensis chromosome 25, fSalBra1.hap2, whole genome shotgun sequence:
- the LOC140547930 gene encoding SUN domain-containing protein 2-like, which translates to MPQTEAEQGEMSRRSARLATSPYYAHDDDAASTSSTESNGHFTYRESPVRVFKRKTGGRKAGGSSRASSRASSHAGSVSELQSPYAREALKSNSATGSGSVPRGPSQKVGVPMRPQSRTVTPLTSSTSTVLEKPDFSSGYSSSEDNNNSLPISSGGSSHSVDEAGFGLRDVLTSPGRALAMLYWWMGTAWYSLTSGMSLINVSLLSRRTAHVRKAILLLLLLLLLVFGLWYFYPSLKARLYRSAPRSTMAPPTHTHASVPPPVRPPVDDSLARAGLSALRNEIYADLQEREAKWTESRAREMDNVLREIQLLKQDEEKQKRTQEMLQADLQDLRVRVGGAAHSEHNSVMKEELSGIKRQISDLRSDVSGLRSSSELLAHRLDVQEAQNAKLKAELSDWLLQQLAGSVGSEQGVVMHADLQRALEALEKKIMDRLGEERERETRDVWRTVGETLQEEGAGAVTVKDVERIVQRALSLHRADGVGMADYALESSGASVINTRCSETYHTRTACLSLFGIPLWYQSESPRTVTQPELYPGKCWAFRGSQGFLVISLSYPVRITHVSLEHVPRVLSPTGRIDSAPKDFAVYGMADEDAEGKLLGTFTYDHDGEPIQTFRLPDLQSEVYQLVELRILSNWGHPEYTCIYRFRVHGQP; encoded by the exons ATGCCGcagacagaagcagagcagGGCG AGATGTCGAGACGCAGCGCTAGGTTAGCGACGAGTCCCTACTATGCCCACGATGACGACGCTGCCAGCACCAGCTCTACCGAGTCTAACGGACACTTCACATACAGGGAGAGCCccgtcag gGTCTTCAAGAGGAAGACAGGTGGCCGCAAAGCAGGCGGGTCTTCCCGTGCCTCCAGCCGCGCCTCCAGCCACGCCGGCAGCGTTAGTGAGCTGCAGAGCCCGTACGCTCGCGAGGCCCTCAAATCCAACAGTGCCACGG GGTCGGGCTCGGTTCCGCGCGGTCCAAGCCAGAAGGTGGGTGTTCCTATGCGGCCGCAGAGCAGGACGGTGACCCCTCTGACCTCCAGCACCTCCACTGTCTTAGAGAAGCCGGACTTCTCCTCTGGATACTCTTCATCAGAGGACAACAACAACAGCCTGCCCATAAGCAGCGGcg GTTCCTCTCACTCTGTGGACGAGGCTGGGTTTGGGCTCCGAGACGTGCTGACTTCCCCAG ggcgTGCCCTCGCGATGCTGTATTGGTGGATGGGGACGGCCTGGTACAGTCTGACGTCCGGAATGTCCCTCATCAATGTTTCACTGCTCAGCAG GCGCACAGCGCATGTGAGGAAGGCtatcctcctgctcctcctcctcctgctgctggtTTTCG GTCTGTGGTACTTCTATCCTTCGCTTAAGGCTCGGCTGTATCGCAGTGCACCTCGAAGCACGATGGCTCCGCCCACTCACACTCATGCATCTGTTCCACCCCCTGTTCGACCCCCTGTGGAC GACAGCTTAGCCCGGGCAGGTCTGTCGGCTCTGAGGAATGAGATTTATGCTGATCTGCAGGAGCGCGAAGCCAAGTGGACGGAGAGCAGAGCCCGAGAGATGGACAACGTGctg AGGGAGATTCAGCTGCTGAAACAAGatgaagaaaagcagaagcgcACACAGGag ATGCTACAAGCTGATCTGCAGGACCTGAGGGTTCGAGTGGGAGGAGC TGCTCACTCAGAGCACAACAGTGTGATGAAAGAGGAGCTGAGTGGAATCAAGCGGCAGATTTCTGATCTGAGATCGGACGTGTCCGGCCTCCGGTCATCCTCCGAGCTCCTCGCTCACAGACTGGATGTCCAGGAAGCTCAGAATGCCAAG CTGAAGGCGGagctctctgattggctgctgcagCAGCTGGCGGGGTCAGTGGGCTCCGAGCAGGGTGTAGTGATGCATGCTGACCTGCAGAGGGCACTGGAAGCCCTGGAAAAGAAAATAATGGACAGGCTGGGTGAAGAACGGGAGAGGGAGACGAGAGACGTGTGGAGGACCGTAGGAGAGACCCTGCAGGAAGAGGGGGCTGGAGCGGTCACTGTAAAG GATGTGGAACGGATCGTCCAGAGGGCGCTGAGCCTCCACAGGGCCGACGGGGTCGGGATGGCCGACTACGCGCTGGAGTCCTCAG gtgctAGCGTGATAAACACCCGTTGCTCTGAGACGTATCACACCAGGACCGCCTGCCTCAGTCTGTTTGGAATCCCGCTGTGGTACCAGTCTGAAAGTCCCCGCACTGTGACCCAG CCGGAGCTGTACCCTGGTAAGTGCTGGGCCTTCCGTGGTTCTCAAGGCTTCCTGGTGATCTCTCTGTCCTACCCGGTGCGAATAACCCACGTTAGCCTGGAGCACGTTCCGCGGGTCCTCTCGCCGACAGGCCGCATCGACAGCGCTCCGAAGGACTTCGCTGTTTAC GGGATGGCTGATGAGGACGCCGAAGGAAAACTTCTCGGAACGTTTACATACGACCACGATGGAGAACCCATCCAGACCTTCAGACTGCCG GATTTACAGAGTGAGGTTTATCAGCTGGTGGAGCTGCGGATCCTCAGCAACTGGGGTCACCCGGAGTACACCTGCATCTACCGCTTCAGGGTTCATGGACAGCCCTAG